GCCTGGGCCGCAGTCACAGATTCCGCAGCGAAAGCACCGAAAGACAGCGTGGTCAGGGCAAGAGCAGCAACAGCATATTTGATGGTTTTCATGGTTAATATCTCGCAGGTTATTCTGTTAAGGGGACGTTGTTCCGTCGATGTGATAAGTATCACGCTTTTTTGCGAGAGATAAAATCGAAGAGAATTGACGTCATCCTTCGAAAAATTTGAATGACAAATAAGTTATTGAATATTAATAAATTCAATGAATGGATTTACGTTTCTTGCCGTTGCGCTTTACAGAAGAGGCGATGAGGGCACGTTTCGACAAACCAGGGGCTAAAATTCGTGCGCAAGCAAGTAATCGCTTGCGTGGCCCCGCAGCCGTCATGCCAGTCATCGCAGCTGGCTGTCTTTGGATCCTCTGCGATTATATCCTGCGTGGGATGCATTATGTGAATCTTTCTCCTGCTGACAGGCGATGCACAGCCGCACGCCGGGCACGGCTTTACGCCGCGCTTCGGGGATCGGCTCCTCACACTCTTCGCAGAATTTCAGGCTCTCGCCTCGCGGAATTTCGCCCCGCGCCCGGGCCACTGCGTCTTCAATGGTACTGTTGATCTGTTCGTTAACGGCGTCATCATTCGCCCAACCGGAAGCCATAAACCCCTCCTGACAGGTTATTGCGCTGTACAGTAACTATGGGGTCAAAAAACGTACAATCAAGGCAGGTGACTAGATTTCAGACCATTCGCGCAGCAGGTTGTGATAGAGATTCAGCAGGGAGAGCACTTCGTCACTTTCGCCGTGGCGGGCGCGCAGGGTCTGGATGTTGCGGTCGAGGTCGAACAGCATGGCGCGCTTTTTATCGTCGCGGATCATCGACTGGATCCACATAAAAGAAGCCACACGCACGCCTGCGGTCACCGGGGTCACGCAGTGCAGGCTGCTGGAGGGATAGAGCACCAGATCCCCCGCCGGGAGCTTCACGCTGTGCTGGCCGTAGGTGTCGTTCACCACCAGTTCGCCGCCTTCGTAGCTGTCGGGGTCGCTTAAAAAGAGGGTGGCGGAGAGATCGGTCCGCATCCAGCCGCTTTGCGGGTGGCTACGCACGGCACCGTCAACATGAAAGCCGTAGGTCTCCTGCTGCTGGTAGCGGTTAAACAGCGGACTGGAGATCTGGCGCGGCAGGGCGGCGGCAAAAAAGAGCGGATGCTGATTCACCGCCTGCAACACGCTGGCCTGCAAGGTGGCGTACAGCGGGCTTTGGGTGTCAACCTGCTGGTTGTTTTTTACCTGTGCGCCCTGGTTGCCCACCGTGGCGCGCCCGTCGATCCACGGGGCTTGCTCCAGCTGGGCGCGGAACTGCGCCACCTCATCGGCGTTCAGCACGCCCGGAATGTGATACATCATAAAGATTCTCCGTAGCGTGGGGCTAACGCCCCACGCGCTAACAGAAGTGCACTGAAACGTGGGGGCCGACCCCCCCCACGAATGATCAGAAGTGCATGTTCGCCGTTAACATAAAGGTGCGTGGTTCGCCCGGATGGTAGCGGTAGCCGCTCTTGTTGATGGAGGCAACATAGTCCTCATCAAACAGGTTGTAGACGTTGAGCTGCATATCGAGGTTGCGGTTGACGCGATAGCCCAGTTTGGCATCGGCCACCCAGTAACCTTCGGTAAACGACGGGGTACCCACCGCGCCGTCAGAGCCGCGGTGCATGCTGCCAATATAGCGGGCGCCTGCGCCAACGGAGATGTCATCCGTTGCCTGGTACTGGCTCCACAGCGTGAAGGCGTGTTCCGGGGTATACGGCAGGGAAGAGGTGCCATCCTGCGCCACGTTGTTGCCGGTGCGCACGCTGGCGCGCTGCTGGGTATAACCGCCGATCACCTGCCAGGCCGGGGTGATGTTACCCGCTGCCGACAGTTCATAACCCTCGACGCGCTTTTTACCGTACTGCGAGTAAGTGCCGTCATCGTTCTGCTCAACTTCGTTTTCGATGTCGGTGCGGAACACCGCCGCGGTCAGCAGGAGACGTTTATCCAGCACTTCCCACTTGGTGCCCAGCTCGCTGGTTTTGGCCTTCTGCGGCTTAAAGTCGGTGCGGTTGGCGCTGCTGCCGGTGCCACCCTGCGCCAGGGCGAAGTTATTACCACCCGGCGGCTGCTGAGAGATGGCGTAGTTCACGTAGATGTTGCCGTGCTCGGTCAGATGATAAAGCGCCCCGGCTTTCCAGTTCACCAGATTGCCCGAGGTGGCCGTATCCACGGTAGTCACCGGGGAACCTTTCGGGGTCCCGGCCGGGCAGGCGACCGCCCCGCGACCGGTGCCGCCGCAGACGCTGGCGCTGTCATATTCGGTGTGGTACGTATCGAGACGAATGCCGCCGTTGAGCTCAACATCACGGGTGATCTGCAGCGTATCAAAGGCGTAAATCCCGAAGGTATCGGTCTGGCCATTGGCATTGGCGCCGTTGTTGTTCAGGCCGCCAATATCGACGTTGCTGTTCGGGTGATAGATATTGACCGGCGGCGGGGTGATGGCATCCACGCCGTAGTTGGTCTGGTTTTCACGGGTGAACTCC
This DNA window, taken from Leclercia adecarboxylata, encodes the following:
- a CDS encoding DksA/TraR family C4-type zinc finger protein yields the protein MASGWANDDAVNEQINSTIEDAVARARGEIPRGESLKFCEECEEPIPEARRKAVPGVRLCIACQQEKDSHNASHAGYNRRGSKDSQLR
- the ybiX gene encoding PKHD-type hydroxylase YbiX, translating into MMYHIPGVLNADEVAQFRAQLEQAPWIDGRATVGNQGAQVKNNQQVDTQSPLYATLQASVLQAVNQHPLFFAAALPRQISSPLFNRYQQQETYGFHVDGAVRSHPQSGWMRTDLSATLFLSDPDSYEGGELVVNDTYGQHSVKLPAGDLVLYPSSSLHCVTPVTAGVRVASFMWIQSMIRDDKKRAMLFDLDRNIQTLRARHGESDEVLSLLNLYHNLLREWSEI